Proteins encoded together in one Pantoea sp. CCBC3-3-1 window:
- a CDS encoding prepilin peptidase-dependent protein, translating to MNQRGFTLLEMLIALAISSVLMLGIARFLPALQMNNLRTLMAFQLHEELRLMMNSLEKAVRRAGYCAGECVGEGLTISTAGGMCLLVRWDENSNGKWEGTNNENSDYYGYRLRNGNLETQRGVSSCESAGWEKLNDPASVAISAFQITRADRQIRLLLSGYATAFPDVPLTLESWITAGNL from the coding sequence ATGAATCAGCGTGGTTTTACCCTGCTGGAAATGCTGATTGCTCTGGCTATCAGCAGCGTGTTGATGCTGGGCATCGCGCGTTTTCTGCCTGCTTTACAGATGAATAACCTGCGCACCCTGATGGCATTTCAGCTTCATGAAGAGTTAAGGCTGATGATGAACTCGCTGGAAAAAGCGGTGCGCCGCGCCGGTTATTGCGCCGGGGAATGCGTGGGAGAAGGGCTCACAATCAGCACCGCTGGCGGCATGTGCCTGTTAGTGCGCTGGGATGAAAACAGCAACGGAAAATGGGAGGGAACGAATAATGAAAACAGCGATTATTATGGCTACAGATTGCGTAACGGCAACCTCGAAACCCAGCGTGGCGTAAGCAGCTGCGAGTCCGCAGGTTGGGAAAAACTGAACGATCCTGCCTCTGTTGCTATTAGCGCGTTCCAGATAACACGAGCGGATCGGCAAATACGTCTGCTACTGAGCGGATACGCCACCGCTTTTCCCGACGTTCCGCTTACGCTGGAAAGCTGGATAACGGCAGGAAATTTATGA
- a CDS encoding prepilin-type N-terminal cleavage/methylation domain-containing protein — MNKQGGFSLPETLVALLLFSLSFTALLHYQLAQAKGFQLQIQQREAWYRAWLRFEGYEAAGWETTLGKKMGPAGCQLLTSTAVSPAGREATLQQLRCNKNSD; from the coding sequence ATGAATAAACAGGGGGGTTTTAGCCTGCCGGAAACGCTGGTAGCGTTACTGCTGTTCTCGCTGAGTTTTACCGCGCTGTTGCATTATCAGCTTGCACAAGCGAAAGGATTTCAGCTTCAGATACAGCAGCGAGAAGCCTGGTATCGTGCCTGGCTTCGATTCGAAGGCTATGAGGCAGCAGGCTGGGAGACAACGCTCGGTAAAAAAATGGGGCCAGCTGGCTGTCAATTGCTAACATCAACCGCAGTCAGCCCGGCAGGACGCGAAGCAACGCTGCAACAGTTACGCTGTAATAAAAACAGCGATTAG
- a CDS encoding DUF2509 family protein: MNSRQQGSGALIAVIILLLMSAMLLNATRQQAEDALSLVADERIWFQQASLAESALNWGKQRQWPEGEAGWQCQIESFFRWRACLLIEQERVLLKGDSGAGTLAFYQWVSRVTGTEKLLAQPHGWLDYCPYTEEKRCFSDE, from the coding sequence ATGAACTCACGGCAACAAGGGAGCGGCGCGCTGATAGCGGTAATCATATTATTACTGATGTCGGCGATGCTGCTCAATGCCACCCGTCAGCAGGCAGAGGATGCTCTGAGTCTGGTGGCCGATGAGCGTATCTGGTTTCAGCAGGCAAGCCTGGCGGAATCGGCGCTGAACTGGGGCAAGCAACGGCAGTGGCCGGAAGGGGAAGCTGGCTGGCAGTGTCAGATCGAATCCTTTTTCCGCTGGCGGGCCTGTTTGCTGATTGAGCAAGAGCGCGTACTGTTGAAGGGGGACAGCGGGGCGGGAACGCTGGCTTTTTATCAGTGGGTGAGCCGGGTTACGGGTACGGAGAAACTCCTCGCTCAGCCGCACGGCTGGCTTGACTATTGCCCATACACCGAAGAGAAAAGGTGTTTTTCAGATGAATAA
- the thyA gene encoding thymidylate synthase: MKQYLELMQKVLTEGTPKNDRTGTGTLSIFGHQMRFNLQEGFPLVTTKKCHLRSIIHELLWFLKGETNIAYLKENKVTIWDEWADENGDLGPVYGKQWRSWGAPNGEQIDQLAKVMQQLKNDPDSRRIIVSAWNVGELDEMALAPCHAFFQFYVADGKLSCQLYQRSCDVFLGLPFNIASYALLVHMVAQQCDLQVGDFVWTGGDTHLYSNHMEQTDLQLTREPRPLPKLVIKRKPASLFDYRFEDFEIEGYDPHPAIKAPVAI; this comes from the coding sequence ATGAAACAGTATCTGGAATTAATGCAAAAAGTGCTGACCGAAGGCACGCCGAAAAATGACCGTACCGGCACCGGCACGCTGTCAATTTTTGGTCATCAGATGCGTTTCAACTTGCAGGAAGGTTTTCCGCTGGTCACGACTAAAAAATGTCATCTGCGCTCCATTATCCACGAGCTGCTTTGGTTCCTGAAGGGCGAGACGAATATCGCCTATCTGAAGGAAAACAAAGTCACTATCTGGGATGAGTGGGCGGATGAAAATGGCGATCTCGGTCCGGTTTACGGCAAACAGTGGCGTAGCTGGGGCGCGCCAAACGGTGAGCAGATCGACCAGCTGGCTAAAGTGATGCAGCAGTTGAAAAACGACCCGGATTCCCGCCGCATCATCGTTTCTGCCTGGAACGTTGGCGAGCTGGACGAAATGGCGCTGGCACCCTGTCACGCTTTCTTCCAGTTCTACGTGGCGGACGGGAAGCTTTCCTGCCAGCTCTACCAGCGCTCCTGCGATGTTTTCCTCGGCCTGCCGTTTAACATCGCCAGCTATGCGCTGTTGGTGCATATGGTCGCGCAGCAGTGTGATTTGCAGGTCGGTGATTTTGTCTGGACGGGCGGCGATACGCACCTGTACAGCAACCATATGGAACAAACCGATCTGCAACTGACTCGTGAGCCGCGTCCGCTGCCGAAGCTGGTTATTAAGCGTAAACCCGCCTCACTGTTCGACTATCGCTTCGAAGATTTTGAAATCGAAGGATACGATCCCCATCCAGCCATCAAAGCGCCGGTCGCGATCTGA
- the lgt gene encoding prolipoprotein diacylglyceryl transferase: MTNGYLAFPQFDPVIFSVGPIALHWYGLMYLVGFIFAMWLAVRRANKPGSGWTKDEVENLLYAGFLGVFLGGRIGYVLFYNLPLFLDNPLYLFKVWDGGMSFHGGLIGVICVMLWFARRTKRNFFQVADFIAPLIPFGLGAGRLGNFINGELWGRVAPDLSWAMLFPGSRGEDIALAATHPEWQSLLATYGVLPRHPSQLYELILEGVVLFIILNIFIRKNRPMGAVSGLFLIGYGTFRFIVEFFRQPDAQLGLFDNAISMGQILSTPMIFAGVIMMIWAYRRRTTQQLREEK, encoded by the coding sequence ATGACTAACGGCTATCTGGCTTTCCCCCAATTTGATCCGGTGATTTTCTCTGTCGGGCCGATTGCTCTGCACTGGTACGGTTTGATGTACCTGGTCGGCTTTATATTTGCCATGTGGCTGGCCGTGCGCCGCGCCAACAAGCCGGGCAGCGGCTGGACGAAAGATGAAGTCGAAAACCTGCTCTATGCCGGTTTCCTCGGCGTTTTCCTCGGTGGCCGTATCGGTTACGTGCTGTTTTACAACCTGCCGCTGTTTCTGGATAACCCGCTTTATCTGTTTAAGGTCTGGGATGGCGGCATGTCGTTCCACGGCGGCTTAATCGGCGTGATTTGCGTCATGCTGTGGTTTGCCCGTCGCACCAAACGTAATTTCTTCCAGGTAGCGGATTTTATTGCGCCGCTGATCCCGTTTGGTCTTGGCGCTGGCCGCCTGGGCAACTTTATCAATGGTGAGCTTTGGGGCCGCGTCGCGCCCGATTTGTCGTGGGCGATGCTGTTCCCCGGCTCGCGTGGCGAAGATATCGCCCTGGCTGCCACTCATCCAGAATGGCAGTCGCTGCTGGCGACCTATGGCGTACTGCCGCGCCATCCTTCTCAGCTTTACGAGCTGATACTTGAAGGGGTGGTACTGTTTATCATTCTGAATATCTTTATCCGTAAAAACCGCCCAATGGGCGCTGTCTCTGGCCTGTTCCTGATTGGTTACGGCACGTTCCGCTTTATTGTGGAATTCTTCCGTCAGCCGGATGCGCAGCTGGGCCTGTTCGACAACGCCATCAGCATGGGGCAAATTCTTTCGACGCCAATGATTTTCGCTGGCGTGATTATGATGATTTGGGCTTACCGCCGTCGAACTACGCAGCAACTACGTGAGGAAAAATGA
- a CDS encoding oligogalacturonate-specific porin KdgM family protein, whose protein sequence is MKRFAKYSLFLSLALGFADQIQAEAVKDVTVDYRHGYRLRDRTHYDKLALGANLPDNYAFIVETKFKTGGPDPKDKFYYDTVLNVVEMTLLKTFNYGNWTVSPFIQPEFSSVRTEWKFGVAPWYKINDSWSLGGLYRLELSDYAHDSQCDDVGHDNCSLDRHRTVNRFDAYFRYRLENLISTYKFIYMHGDDKLFANKKSNYEQELQFDYILGDNKEWRPYVTFADIGRSAYSSERQLRLRMGVVYTFK, encoded by the coding sequence ATGAAAAGATTTGCGAAGTATTCACTATTTTTAAGTCTTGCACTGGGATTTGCCGATCAGATTCAGGCCGAAGCGGTTAAAGATGTTACGGTAGACTACCGACACGGCTATCGCCTGCGCGATCGTACTCATTACGACAAGCTGGCTTTAGGCGCCAACCTTCCTGATAATTACGCTTTTATAGTGGAAACCAAGTTTAAAACGGGTGGGCCAGATCCGAAAGACAAGTTTTACTATGATACCGTCCTGAACGTTGTGGAAATGACGTTACTGAAAACGTTTAACTACGGTAACTGGACGGTTTCGCCATTTATTCAGCCGGAATTCAGCTCTGTCAGAACAGAATGGAAATTTGGTGTAGCCCCCTGGTATAAAATTAATGACAGTTGGTCACTCGGCGGTTTATATCGTCTGGAGCTTAGCGATTACGCCCATGACAGCCAGTGCGATGATGTGGGCCATGATAATTGCAGTTTGGATCGTCACCGGACGGTTAATCGATTCGATGCTTATTTTCGCTACCGTTTGGAAAATCTGATTAGCACGTATAAATTTATTTATATGCATGGCGATGACAAACTTTTTGCCAACAAGAAAAGTAATTATGAACAGGAACTTCAGTTCGATTATATCCTTGGCGACAATAAAGAGTGGAGACCTTATGTGACTTTTGCGGATATTGGCAGAAGCGCTTACTCCAGCGAGCGGCAGCTCCGCTTACGTATGGGCGTGGTCTACACCTTTAAATAA
- a CDS encoding prepilin-type N-terminal cleavage/methylation domain-containing protein has translation MNRTSGFTLLELLVVMVIATTLMLGGVMGWRHWQQQQRLNASARQIQHFLLRLRNDANGHNQQILLWQISGQPWCLGGGPKTTCGHKQRRTLTASWEEIGLLSLTEGMGFYGRRNVAKPGRIVIASEAGERHIIVSSRARVRICQDACP, from the coding sequence ATGAACAGGACAAGCGGATTTACCTTACTGGAACTGCTGGTGGTAATGGTGATTGCCACTACGCTGATGCTGGGCGGCGTTATGGGCTGGCGCCACTGGCAGCAGCAGCAGCGGCTCAACGCCAGCGCGCGCCAGATCCAGCACTTTTTACTGCGGCTGCGCAACGACGCTAACGGGCACAACCAACAGATACTGCTGTGGCAAATAAGCGGTCAGCCCTGGTGTCTGGGCGGTGGGCCAAAAACGACGTGCGGGCACAAACAGCGCAGAACGCTGACTGCCAGCTGGGAAGAGATCGGTCTGCTCTCTCTGACGGAGGGAATGGGGTTTTATGGACGACGTAACGTTGCCAAACCGGGACGGATTGTCATCGCCAGCGAGGCCGGTGAGCGGCATATCATCGTTTCATCACGGGCCAGAGTGCGCATTTGTCAGGATGCCTGCCCATGA